From Acidobacteriota bacterium, one genomic window encodes:
- a CDS encoding NapC/NirT family cytochrome c: MAEPRRTRALYHNTVSYFGGLVVAASLVLIVFALILEFSLGHPSPYLGIFTYMVFPSIFGAGALLFLFGMRRESLRRRRSDSLDEPPYPKLDLNDPVHRRRFAVSMVGGTLGAILLGFISYNAFLFSESVTFCGRICHTIMEPEYTAYQHSPHARVRCVECHVGSGASWYVKSKLSGVRQVFAAALKTYERPIPVPIQNLRPARETCEECHWPQKFYGAQLVQNPHFRYDEKNTPEQVSLLLKTGGGDPKLGAQAGIHWHMILANTVSFATDDPRQQVIPWVHVRRHDGSEETYVSLDAEEPAEALALKPRHTVDCIDCHNRPTHIYPAPETAVDQALASGLMSPDLPWIKKVAVDALVREYPDREAAHAGLRKEIAAFYETNYPGVDREKIRAAQEAVEAIYDRSVFPAMKVNWTTYADNIGHRNWPGCFRCHDGRHVARSGKAISMDCTLCHTLPQRGPRTPLGTLMPVSDAGWHPWELRGKHAQILCNRCHAAGFRAPTDCAECHKMDAGAPMMSMGCDTCHVRPQEVLPLADCRSCHEALKGLHTGGAHPDLSCAECHKPHTWKVSGREGCESCHEDKRAHYEKDGPCAGCHGFRG; this comes from the coding sequence ATGGCGGAGCCGCGGAGGACCAGGGCCCTGTACCACAACACGGTGAGCTACTTCGGCGGCCTGGTGGTGGCGGCGTCGTTGGTCCTCATCGTCTTCGCGCTGATTCTCGAGTTCAGCCTGGGGCACCCCAGCCCCTACCTGGGCATCTTCACCTACATGGTCTTTCCGTCCATCTTCGGCGCCGGAGCGCTCCTCTTCCTCTTCGGCATGAGGAGGGAGAGCCTGCGGCGGCGTCGGTCGGACTCGCTGGACGAGCCCCCTTATCCAAAGCTGGACCTCAACGATCCCGTCCACCGCCGGCGCTTTGCCGTGTCCATGGTCGGAGGGACCCTAGGGGCCATCCTGCTCGGGTTCATCTCTTACAACGCCTTCCTCTTCAGCGAGTCGGTGACCTTCTGCGGGAGGATCTGCCACACCATCATGGAGCCCGAATACACGGCCTATCAGCACTCGCCCCACGCCAGGGTGCGGTGCGTCGAATGCCACGTGGGGTCCGGCGCGTCGTGGTACGTCAAGTCCAAACTGTCGGGCGTGCGCCAGGTCTTCGCCGCGGCCCTGAAAACCTACGAGCGGCCGATTCCCGTGCCCATCCAGAACCTCCGCCCCGCCCGCGAAACCTGCGAGGAATGCCACTGGCCCCAAAAGTTCTACGGCGCACAGCTCGTCCAGAACCCCCATTTCCGTTACGACGAGAAGAACACCCCCGAGCAGGTGAGCCTCCTGCTCAAGACCGGGGGCGGCGATCCCAAGCTGGGGGCCCAGGCGGGAATCCACTGGCACATGATCCTCGCCAACACCGTGTCCTTCGCCACCGACGACCCGCGCCAGCAGGTGATCCCCTGGGTCCACGTCCGGCGCCACGACGGCTCGGAGGAGACCTACGTCAGCCTGGACGCCGAGGAGCCGGCCGAGGCCCTGGCCTTGAAGCCCCGCCACACGGTGGACTGCATCGACTGCCACAACCGGCCCACCCACATTTATCCCGCCCCCGAAACGGCTGTGGACCAGGCCCTCGCCTCGGGCCTCATGAGCCCAGACCTCCCGTGGATCAAGAAAGTGGCTGTGGACGCCCTCGTTCGGGAGTACCCCGATCGGGAGGCCGCCCATGCGGGCCTGCGAAAAGAGATCGCCGCCTTTTACGAGACGAACTATCCCGGCGTGGACCGGGAAAAGATCCGGGCGGCGCAGGAAGCCGTGGAAGCCATCTACGACCGGAGCGTCTTTCCCGCCATGAAGGTGAACTGGACCACCTACGCGGACAACATCGGCCACCGCAACTGGCCGGGGTGCTTCCGCTGCCACGACGGCCGCCACGTGGCCCGGAGCGGCAAGGCCATCTCCATGGACTGCACGCTGTGCCACACTCTGCCGCAGAGGGGGCCGCGCACGCCCCTCGGAACGCTCATGCCCGTGAGCGATGCCGGCTGGCACCCATGGGAGCTCCGGGGAAAGCACGCGCAGATTCTCTGCAATCGCTGCCACGCCGCAGGCTTCCGGGCCCCCACGGACTGCGCCGAATGCCACAAGATGGACGCCGGCGCTCCCATGATGTCCATGGGGTGCGACACCTGCCACGTCCGTCCCCAGGAGGTTCTCCCCCTGGCGGACTGCCGTTCCTGCCACGAGGCGCTCAAGGGGCTCCACACGGGGGGCGCCCACCCGGATCTCTCCTGTGCCGAGTGCCACAAGCCGCACACCTGGAAAGTGAGCGGCCGGGAGGGGTGCGAGTCCTGCCACGAAGACAAACGGGCCCACTACGAGAAGGACGGGCCCTGCGCCGGGTGCCACGGATTCCGAGGCTGA
- the eno gene encoding phosphopyruvate hydratase encodes MFIDEILAREILDSRGNPTVEAEVVLEDGTVGRASVPSGASTGEAEAVELRDGDRRVYLGKGVRKAVSHVNNTLASRLEGADPLDQRGIDLEMLLADGTPNKGKLGANATLAVSEAVARAGAALLQLPLYRYLGGVHAHRLPVPMLNVINGGAHADNSVDIQEFMIVPAGFPSFHEALRAGAEVYHHLKALLKERKLGTGVGDEGGFAPDLPADEDALKLLVEAVERAGYKPGREVFLALDVAASNAWDPKSKKYRIGGPQTSAQLVAVYEKWLGRYPILSIEDGVGEHDARGWKALTERIGSRVQLVADDYVVTNPALIRKAVKDGIANAVLIKPNQIGTVSETLEAVELTKRAGYGVVVSHRSGETEDAFIADLAVAVNADFIKTGAPCRMDRLAKYNQLLRIEEDLGNAARYAGPEVLERLRT; translated from the coding sequence ATGTTCATCGACGAGATTCTGGCCCGGGAGATCCTGGATTCGCGCGGCAACCCCACGGTGGAGGCGGAGGTCGTCCTCGAGGACGGGACCGTCGGGCGGGCTTCCGTCCCTTCGGGAGCCTCCACGGGCGAGGCCGAGGCGGTGGAACTCCGGGACGGGGATCGGCGCGTTTACCTGGGCAAGGGCGTCCGCAAGGCCGTGTCCCACGTGAACAACACCCTGGCGAGCCGGCTCGAAGGGGCGGATCCCCTCGACCAGCGGGGGATCGACCTGGAGATGCTTCTCGCCGACGGCACCCCCAACAAGGGCAAGCTGGGAGCCAACGCCACCCTCGCCGTTTCGGAGGCCGTGGCGCGGGCGGGGGCCGCCCTCCTTCAACTGCCGCTCTACCGCTACCTGGGCGGCGTTCACGCCCACCGCCTGCCGGTCCCCATGCTGAACGTCATCAATGGCGGGGCCCACGCCGACAACTCCGTGGACATCCAGGAGTTCATGATCGTCCCCGCGGGCTTTCCGTCCTTCCACGAAGCCCTGAGGGCCGGGGCGGAGGTGTACCACCACCTGAAGGCCCTCCTCAAGGAGCGCAAGCTGGGGACGGGCGTCGGCGACGAAGGGGGCTTCGCGCCCGACCTCCCCGCCGACGAAGACGCCTTGAAACTCCTGGTGGAGGCGGTGGAGCGGGCGGGGTACAAGCCCGGCCGAGAGGTTTTCCTCGCCCTGGACGTGGCGGCGAGCAACGCCTGGGACCCGAAGTCCAAGAAATACCGCATCGGGGGACCGCAGACGTCGGCGCAGCTCGTGGCCGTCTATGAAAAGTGGCTCGGCCGCTACCCCATCCTCTCCATAGAAGACGGCGTGGGCGAGCACGACGCGCGGGGTTGGAAGGCTCTTACCGAGAGGATCGGGTCGCGGGTTCAGCTCGTGGCCGACGATTACGTGGTCACGAACCCGGCGCTGATCCGCAAGGCGGTGAAGGACGGGATCGCCAACGCCGTGCTCATCAAGCCGAACCAGATCGGAACCGTCTCCGAGACCCTGGAGGCGGTGGAACTCACCAAGCGCGCCGGATACGGCGTGGTCGTGAGCCACCGCTCGGGCGAGACGGAGGACGCCTTCATCGCCGATCTGGCCGTGGCCGTGAACGCCGATTTCATCAAGACGGGCGCCCCCTGCCGCATGGACCGCCTCGCCAAGTACAACCAACTTCTCCGCATCGAGGAGGACCTCGGGAACGCCGCCCGCTACGCCGGTCCGGAGGTGCTGGAACGCCTGAGAACCTGA
- a CDS encoding septum formation initiator family protein, giving the protein MLALLVWGKGGILELLALRRQIQKLESEVQGLREENLRLKAEIKALRENPQLYERPARERYFFKKPGEVILYLPPGEAAPVAPPGPGSKAP; this is encoded by the coding sequence ATGCTGGCGCTTCTGGTCTGGGGCAAGGGCGGCATCCTGGAGCTCCTGGCCCTGAGGCGCCAGATCCAGAAGCTCGAGTCGGAGGTCCAGGGCCTCCGCGAGGAGAACCTGCGCCTCAAGGCGGAAATCAAGGCCCTGAGGGAGAATCCTCAACTCTACGAGCGCCCGGCCCGCGAGCGGTACTTCTTCAAGAAGCCCGGAGAAGTGATCCTCTACCTCCCGCCCGGCGAGGCGGCGCCCGTTGCGCCTCCCGGTCCGGGGTCCAAGGCGCCGTGA
- a CDS encoding ComF family protein, whose translation MRARAVLARVFAYVIPAGPCVLCGEDSEGGPAPGLCRRCWRARRKPLPPLCPVCGLPLPPVEGQEPHPCGACLVDPPPYQAHVSAYLYKGPARALVLLYKDKRRYPLAALIGTAVARVVLRRWPGAPYDCVVWVPSPLSRRLSRGFEPAGLVARAAARRLGLPARPLLTCRKRPRPQKGLSAAARRENVRAAFAAREAGLKGLRVLLVDDVRTTGATLAEAARVLVRGGAVVYAATFASVVARDFDFQAGDGPDSPGDGAREA comes from the coding sequence GTGAGGGCCCGCGCCGTCCTCGCACGGGTCTTTGCCTACGTGATTCCCGCAGGACCGTGCGTCCTGTGCGGGGAAGACTCGGAAGGCGGCCCCGCCCCGGGCCTTTGTCGGAGGTGCTGGAGGGCCCGCCGAAAGCCCCTCCCCCCCCTCTGCCCCGTGTGCGGACTTCCGCTCCCTCCGGTGGAGGGACAGGAGCCCCACCCCTGCGGCGCCTGCCTCGTGGATCCGCCTCCGTACCAGGCCCACGTGTCGGCTTACCTGTACAAGGGCCCCGCCCGGGCGCTGGTTCTCCTGTACAAGGACAAGCGGCGCTATCCCCTGGCGGCGCTGATCGGCACGGCGGTGGCGCGCGTCGTCCTGCGCCGGTGGCCCGGGGCTCCCTACGACTGCGTGGTGTGGGTGCCGAGCCCCCTCTCCCGGAGGCTCAGCCGTGGATTCGAGCCGGCGGGGCTGGTGGCGCGGGCCGCCGCGAGGCGGCTGGGCTTGCCGGCCCGGCCCCTCCTGACATGCCGGAAGCGGCCTCGGCCCCAGAAGGGGCTGAGCGCCGCGGCGCGGCGGGAAAACGTCCGGGCCGCTTTCGCGGCGAGGGAAGCCGGACTGAAAGGTCTGCGCGTCCTCCTGGTGGACGACGTTCGGACCACCGGAGCGACCCTCGCCGAGGCCGCTCGGGTCCTCGTGCGCGGGGGGGCGGTGGTGTACGCGGCCACCTTCGCCAGCGTCGTCGCGAGGGATTTCGACTTTCAGGCCGGAGACGGTCCGGACTCCCCAGGCGACGGCGCAAGGGAGGCGTGA
- a CDS encoding NAD(P)-dependent oxidoreductase, with protein MDLKGKTLFITGASRGIGLAIGLRAAKDGANVAIAAKTAEPHPKLPGTIYTAAREIEEAGGRALPILCDIRDEHQVKAAVEKAVEVFGGLDILVNNASAIDIRSTPHLPVKKWDLMHAVNARGTWVCSKYALPHLLKSANPHILTISPPLGVAPDWFGRHVAYTLAKYGMSLVSLGLSEEWKDEGVAVNCLWPRTVIATAAVQNLLGGDEVIAHGRKPSIMADAAHVILVKESRTCTGNFFIDEDLLRAEGVTDFEPYAVNPGVELYPDFFV; from the coding sequence ATGGACTTGAAGGGCAAGACGCTGTTCATCACGGGGGCGAGCCGGGGCATCGGCCTGGCCATCGGCCTCCGAGCCGCGAAGGACGGGGCCAATGTGGCCATCGCCGCGAAGACCGCCGAGCCTCACCCCAAGCTTCCGGGGACCATCTACACGGCGGCGCGGGAGATCGAGGAGGCGGGCGGCAGGGCCCTGCCCATCCTCTGCGACATCCGGGACGAGCACCAGGTGAAGGCCGCCGTGGAGAAGGCCGTGGAAGTCTTCGGCGGACTGGACATCCTCGTCAACAACGCCAGCGCCATCGACATCCGCTCCACTCCCCACCTGCCCGTGAAGAAGTGGGACCTCATGCACGCGGTGAACGCCCGGGGCACGTGGGTGTGCTCCAAGTACGCCCTGCCGCACCTGCTGAAGTCCGCCAACCCCCACATCCTCACGATCTCGCCGCCGCTGGGCGTGGCCCCCGACTGGTTCGGCCGACACGTGGCGTACACCCTGGCCAAGTACGGGATGTCCCTGGTCTCCCTGGGCCTGTCGGAGGAATGGAAGGACGAGGGCGTGGCCGTCAACTGCCTCTGGCCGAGGACCGTCATCGCCACGGCCGCGGTGCAGAACCTCCTGGGGGGAGACGAAGTCATCGCCCACGGCAGGAAACCGTCCATCATGGCCGACGCGGCCCATGTCATCCTCGTGAAGGAGAGCCGGACCTGCACGGGGAATTTCTTCATCGACGAGGACCTGCTCCGGGCCGAGGGCGTCACCGACTTCGAGCCGTACGCCGTCAACCCGGGGGTGGAGCTTTATCCAGACTTCTTCGTGTAG
- a CDS encoding M24 family metallopeptidase, which yields MNETRLRSIQEALAAEGLDAWFFSDFKGTDPIALSLLGLPEKAMRTRRWFYLIPAHGDPLKLCHAIEPASLDHLPGRRVTYGRWQEWQEALAKALSGMKRVAAQYAEDGLIPAVGRLDAGLADFLRSRGVVLVSSGDLVARFEVTLSPEQEAGHRRAVRILEETVDMAFARVRASLQAGTPLNEYALQQEMAAFFEGRGLTTMAHPIVAVNAHAADPHFEPAPDGSAVIGPDSVLLLDLWAKETGPGSVYGDLTWCAWTGARVPEEQARVWEAVTAARDAGVAKAKEAAVRPVAGWEVDRAARDVIEKAGYGAAFFHRTGHSIYVEDHGNGANMDDFETRDTRRLLPHTVFSVEPGIYFPGRYGFRSEVNCLVGEGSVEVTGKSQGALPALLG from the coding sequence ATGAACGAGACCCGACTCAGAAGCATCCAGGAGGCGCTCGCGGCGGAGGGCCTGGACGCGTGGTTCTTCTCCGACTTCAAGGGCACCGATCCCATCGCCCTCAGTCTCCTGGGCCTTCCCGAGAAAGCCATGCGCACGCGGCGCTGGTTCTACCTGATCCCCGCCCACGGGGACCCCCTGAAGCTCTGCCACGCCATCGAGCCGGCCAGCCTCGATCATCTCCCCGGACGCAGGGTGACCTACGGCCGCTGGCAGGAGTGGCAGGAGGCTCTCGCCAAGGCCCTCTCCGGGATGAAGCGGGTGGCCGCCCAGTACGCCGAGGACGGCCTCATCCCCGCCGTGGGCAGGCTGGACGCCGGCCTGGCCGATTTCCTTCGGAGCCGTGGCGTGGTTCTGGTCTCCTCCGGGGACCTGGTGGCTCGTTTCGAAGTAACCCTCTCTCCCGAACAGGAGGCGGGCCACCGAAGGGCCGTCCGCATCCTCGAGGAAACGGTGGACATGGCCTTCGCGCGGGTCCGGGCCTCCCTCCAGGCCGGGACGCCTCTGAACGAATACGCCCTCCAGCAGGAGATGGCGGCCTTCTTCGAGGGGCGCGGGCTGACGACCATGGCCCACCCCATCGTGGCGGTGAACGCCCACGCCGCCGACCCCCACTTCGAACCCGCCCCCGATGGATCGGCCGTCATCGGCCCCGACAGCGTGCTCCTTCTGGACCTCTGGGCCAAGGAAACGGGCCCGGGCTCCGTGTACGGGGATCTGACCTGGTGCGCCTGGACGGGGGCCCGGGTCCCCGAGGAGCAGGCCCGCGTCTGGGAGGCCGTGACGGCCGCGCGCGACGCCGGTGTGGCCAAGGCCAAGGAGGCCGCCGTCCGGCCCGTGGCCGGGTGGGAGGTGGACCGGGCCGCCCGCGACGTCATCGAGAAGGCCGGATACGGCGCCGCCTTCTTCCACCGGACAGGACACTCCATCTACGTGGAGGACCACGGGAACGGCGCGAACATGGACGACTTCGAGACCCGGGACACGCGGCGACTCCTCCCCCACACCGTCTTCTCCGTGGAGCCGGGCATCTACTTCCCGGGCCGCTACGGCTTCCGCTCCGAGGTCAACTGCCTCGTGGGCGAAGGATCCGTCGAGGTCACCGGCAAGAGCCAGGGGGCCCTGCCCGCCCTCCTCGGGTGA
- a CDS encoding thioesterase family protein — MDGYPFETEIQVRFRDIDAMGHVNNVVYGTYFEMAREALFREVFGVTEATDFTFILARLEMDFRRPVRYEDRVRVGLRVGEVGRTSFTFEYRLEAEGELAAEGRSVQVCYDYAAKAKAPLSEAFKARLAAFRKA; from the coding sequence TTGGACGGATACCCCTTCGAGACGGAGATCCAGGTCCGCTTCCGGGACATCGACGCCATGGGGCACGTGAACAACGTGGTCTACGGCACCTATTTCGAGATGGCCCGGGAGGCCCTGTTCCGGGAGGTCTTCGGCGTCACGGAGGCCACCGATTTCACCTTCATCCTCGCCCGCCTGGAGATGGACTTCCGCCGCCCCGTGAGATACGAGGACAGGGTTCGCGTGGGGCTTCGCGTGGGCGAGGTGGGCCGCACCTCCTTCACCTTCGAGTACCGGCTCGAGGCCGAAGGGGAGCTGGCCGCCGAGGGCCGGTCGGTCCAGGTGTGCTACGACTACGCGGCGAAGGCCAAGGCCCCCCTCTCCGAGGCCTTCAAGGCCCGGCTCGCCGCCTTCCGGAAGGCCTGA